The Candidatus Nanosynbacter featherlites DNA window CTGCGGGATGATGTCGCCGGCCTTGAAAATCACCACCGTGTCGCCGCGACGCACATCCAGCCGGGCAATTTCATCAGCATTATGCAGACTAGCGTGCTGTACCGTCGTACCGGCCACCACCACGGGGTCGAACACCGCTACTGGCGTAGCCGCACCGGTTCGACCAATGGAAACAACGATATCACGGACGATGGTTGTGACTTCTTCGGCGGCAAATTTATAGGCCACTGCCGCTCGCGGTGTCTTGCCAACGATGCCGAGCTCGGCAAACTGTCGCCGATCATTGAGCTTGATGACCGCTCCGTCAGTGTTAAACTGGAGCGACTGACGCAGCTCATCCAGATGATTAACATAGCTCATCACCTCGTCCAAGCCATAGACGATTTGCGTCTGCCGACTGGTGGTGATACCCAGCTCGTTCATCATCTGGTAACCAAAGGCAATTGTCGGCGTGTCCTCGAGGTTGTCGCGAATGATATCATAACCAACAAAATGCAGTGGACGCTCAGCCACCAGCTTTGGGTCAAGCTGACGAATCGTCCCTGCGGCTAGATTACGCGGATTGGCAAATTCTGGCTGACCGGCCGCTCGCCGACGCTGATTTAAGGCCGCAAAGTCCTCTTTGTGCATCACGATTTCACCACGAATCTCCGTCCGACCACGCAAAAAATGAGCAAAACGCTGATTGGCGCGTAGTGTCAGCGGCACATTTTGAATCGTCCGCACGTTCATGGTCACATCTTCACCAACTAATCCGTCGCCGCGCGTCACGGCCCGCGTCAAAACCCCGTCTTCATAGATCAGCGCGCAGGCCAGGCCATCCATCTTGATATCACACAAAAATTCTTCAGTGATGTCTTGGCGCACCTTTTTCATGCGCTGTATCCACGCTGCAACCTCTTCTCGGTCAAACACGTCTTGGAGCGAAATCATTCGTGTTTGATGCTGGACCTTGGCGAATTTACTGAGCGCCTTTCCAGCTACCCGCTGGGTTGGGCTATCTGGCGTGATGAGGTCCGGAAATTGTTCTTCCAGCTGCGACAATTCATGTTTCAGACTATCAGCTGCTGCCTCGCTCATGATCGATTCGTCGAGTACATGATAGTGATAGCGATAATCATTGATCAGATCTCGCAGTTTGACAATTCGTTGCTTGGCCGACTGCCGATCAAGCTGGCGCGCTGTCATCGGCGACGACCTTTCGGTAGAATAAGTAGGTATAGGTAGCTGAAAATACGACAGAAAATGACGCAACCAACAACACCATGATTGGCACCAATGGGAATGAAGCGGTTTGATCAATCCAACCCGTCACGAAGGCGTCCAATTTGATGGTTGGGATGAGAATAATTACCCACAGCAGCGCCAACATGATAGCCAGCCACAACATGCGAAGCAAGATGCGGATACGACGACCAACCACGATATCACCAGCCATGCGCACAGCCCGCATTGGGTAGGTGCCCGGCAGCGTAACAATGATCATGGCAAAAGCCGTGGAGGTAAGCCAATACAGCGATAGCACTCCTAGCAGCCCCGTGATTGCTGCAGCGATCATCAACAGTGGTGTCTGGCTTAAGACATCGGCTGTTTGCAGCGTCGTATAGAGAATGACGCCGCCAGCAGCTGGCAATATTTGACACAGGACGATGAACAATAGCACGATGAACGCAACCAGCGGCGCCCCAGCTCGGTACAGACCATCGCGGATGGTTGGCGAATTACCAGAGCTAACAGCTCTTAACAACCAAATAGTAGTCAGCCATACCATGATAAGCGCCAACACGCCCAATATTTGCTGCAGGGCGTTGTTTGGCTGATTGGTTAACTGACCGTACACCACACCGCCGAAAATCGAGAACGTCGCAAACAAATCACTCACCGCTCCCTGTTCGACTGTACCTTCAGCCAAGGCCTTAATTTTTTTGTAAGTCTCCTGGTCCATCAGTCCCGCGAGCACAAACACTATCAGCGCGTACACCAGCGCCAAGCCAAAAAATAAACGCTTGTTTGACCAAATCATTTTGACCGCCTGGGTAGTCAACGACCAATAGCCCGGAACGTGCAATGATCTGACATAATCCCTGCGCCGCGTCAGGCGAAAACTACGGTGCGGTCGACGTTTCAAAAAGTTAGCTCTCCGAGTTTTTAGCTGCCGCCAGGTCTTTTTGCAATATCGCTGACCCCGCACATAATAGCTAGAAACAGATTTTTGGTTTACTCGTGAACGATTGGTCGTCACTTTCTTTTTGGAGACAGATGTACGTTGCTTTTTCATCATCAGAAATCCTTACATTTTTGTCGCATTGTTTCGCAGGCGAGCAATACGATCCTCCAACGGTGGATGGGTGCTAAATAATTTTGAGAAAAAGCCAGGGCGTAATGGATTGTTCATAAATAGATTGGCTGTCGATGTGCTTTGGCGCTCCATGGGCCGGCCATATTCTTGCAATTTGCCTAGTGCACTCGCCAACCCTTCTGAGTCTCGAGTCAACAACGCACCAGAAGCGTCCGCGAGATACTCGCGTTGCCGACTCACTGCTAGCTGCGTGATGGTCGCCAAAATCGGCGCCAAAATCACTACTACCAAACCCAATATGTACACCGCTGGGTGAACATCACGATCATCGTCACCACCAAAGAACATCATGCGCAGGGCTAGATCAGCCAATAGCCCAATAGCACTCACCAAACCAAAAGCAATCATACTAACGCGAATGTCGTAGTTACGCACATGGCTCATTTCGTGCGCCATCACTGCCTCGAGCTCACGTTTGTCCATGATCTCCAGCAGTCCAGTCGTCGCACCGACGATGGCATGCTTGGGGTCGCGACCCGTCGCAAAGGCGTTCGGCGCCGGGTCGTCAATGATGTAGACTTTCGGCATCGGCATACCAGCAGCAATCGCCAAATTCTCAACTACTCGCCACAGTTCAGGCGCATCTTTTTTCTCAATCTCCTGCGCGCCAGTCATGGCCATGGCTAATTTTCCAGCCAGATAGTACTGAAGCCAGGCGTACAGCATCGAACAACCAAACACAATCCACGCCAGTGAATAATTTTTGACCACCATGCCGATGAAGACACCGATAATACCAATGATAGCTACGAACACTGCCATGATGATGACGGTGTTGCGTTTATTTTGAGAAATCGCACTGTACATAGTAGCTATTATAGCAAAAACCGCTCGCCAACGGTAGGCGAGCGGCTGCGTGCTTTACGCGAGATAATTAGAACTTGACCTCTACTGGGTTCTCAACAGACGCACGGTCTTCAACCTCAAAGAACTCCTTGGCCTGGAAGTTGAACATACCTGCAACGATGTTTGCTGGGAAAGTCTGGATCTTGGTGTTCAAGTCACGAACGCCACCGTTGTAGAAGCGGCGGGAAGCTTGAATCTTGTCTTCAGTGTCGACCAGTTCCTGCTGCAATTGCATGAAGTTTTGGTTAGCCTTCAAGTCTGGGTAAGCCTCAGCTACTGCAAACAGACTCTTCAAGGCGCCTTCGAGCATGTTTTCTGCCTCGGCAGTATCCTTCACACCTTTGGCATCCATGATGGCTGAACGTGCTTCGGTCACCTTTTCAAATACTTCTTTTTCGTGTGTCGCGTAACCCTTCACAGAGTTCACAAGATTTGGGATCAAGTCAGTACGACGTTTCAGCTGAACCGTGATGTCGCTCCATGCTTCTTCAACGCGGTTGCGTAGAGTCACCAAACCATTATAGGTGGCGACGATGAAGCCGATAGCGAGAACCAGGACAACGCCAACGACTATAAGTGCTATGATGATTGAGCTCATTGAATATTCTCCTTATCAATTTATGCTAACCCCTTCATTATACCACAGACATTTTGCTTGTGGTTAGGTTTTTGGGCAATAAATAACTTCGATCATCAAGAGGTATTGAGCCATATTCTACAGAGCTGAAAATACTGGCCGAAGCGACGTTCTAGCCCAAAATGGTATAATTAGTTATATGAAGACAGTTTTAATTACCGGCGCAAGCGATGGTCTGGGTTTTGCCACCGCACAACTACTGCTTGAAAAGGGCTACAATGTTTATTCTCTTTCTCGCTCAAAACCAACAGATAGCAGAATCAAGCACATTACGCTTGATCTGACAGATGAAATATCCATCAAGAGTGCCGCTCAGCAAATCTTAGAGCTTGATGATCAAATCATGGCACTCGTTAACTGTGCTGGCATTATGTCTAGATTTGACCGGACGGATGAAAAACTATTTAGCGATATTATAAAGGTATATTCTACAAATATCATGGGTGTAATTTATCTCACTAACTTCTTAATAGACAGGGTTGTCAAAGATGAAGCGGACGTCATCAATGTCGCTTCTACAGCCGGCACTAAAGGTTCTGCAAGCGAGCCAGTGTACACTAGTAGTAAATGGGCAATGCGTGGCTATAGCAAATCACTGCAAATGCTTTTCAAGGGCAAAAAGTCGCGAGCAATTAGCTTCTGTCCAGGTGGTATGCGCAACAGAATGCTTGAGAAAATTACTGGCGAGCAGCTACCAGACCCTGAAAACTGGATGCCAGTGGAAATAGTCGCAAAGACATTAGTGGACATCATCGAGACGCCAAAGCCGGCAGAAATTAGCGAAATTGTCATCAATAGAAAATAACAAAACCATAAGCTTATCACCGTATCACTAGCAACTTCCATTTACCGTCGACTGTTATCGGCACTAGAAAAGTCACCAAAACAGGTGACTTTTCTTTTAGCTGCAATTTGGTGCGCAAGGCGGGAATCGAACCCGCACGACTTTTGGTCAAGGGATTTTAAGTCCCTCGCGTCTACCAATTCCGCCACTCGCGCCCATATTCTGCACTAATGACCGCCCGATGTCCATGTCTACTGACGTTTGACACGGTCTGCCATTTGCGCTGGTTTGTATTATACTATATTTATGAAGCAAATTGTAATAGTTCACGGCGGGTCAAGTTTCAATAACTACGAAAATTACTTGAATAATCTAAAGAATAGTCAGCTTCATTATGAACGGCTACTTTGGGTGCAAAAATGGCGTGACTGGCTGGCACAAGAAATCGTCGTCGCTGATGTTTTGCTACCAGATTTCCCTAACAAACAGAATGCCGACTACACTGAGTGGAAAATATATTTTGAAAAGCTACTGACCCTGCTTGGCGATGACGTTCAGTTAGTGGGCTATAGCTTGGGTGCAATGTTTTTGGCGAAATATTTACACGAATCACCGCTTAGCTCGCCAGTCCGACGGTTGGTGTTAGTGTCGCCGTGCTATGATGACGAATCAGTTGAAGATTTAGGCAGTTTTCGAGTGACAAGTGCTATTGGTTTGGAAAAATCAGCAGAGGAAATTCATTTATTTCACAGCAAAGACGATCCAGTAGTGCCCTTTACTGAACTTGCCAAATTTCAGCGTGATTTACCGACCGCCAAGGTGCATATTTTTGAAGACCGCAACCACTTTTTCCAACCGACTTTTCCAGAATTGAAAGAACTGCTCAAAAAATAAAAACGCCCGATATCCAGACGTTTCATATCCACTTGGAGGCACGTACGAGAGTCGAACTCGTCTAAAAGGTTTTGCAGACCTCTGCGTAACCGCTCCGCCAACGCGCCGCTCTATTACATTTGGTGCGAGCGAGAAGACTTGAACTTCCACGAACCTAAGTTCACTAGCCCCTCAAGCTAGCGCGTCTACCAATTCCGCCACGCCCGCACGACTGTCATCATTATACCTGACACTATGGCGTTTTGTAAACTGAATCTTGGCGAACTGTCCAGTAAATCACGTCAGCAAATCGATCGGTTGGTGAGACTAGCCGAGTATTTTGCGTGACAGCCTGAACTGATGGCAGTTTGATGTATTCAACTGTTGGACGATACAGTGGCAGTGACGCAGCCGATGCTTGCCAGCGTCGTACGAATGATTGATAATAATCCGCGCGCTGTTTTGGAGAACGCTTACCACGGCCGCCGACTAATGCGTCATCTGAAATGGCGTCATTATAGTTTGCAAAATTCAAACCTCGTTGATCGCGTTGGTCTTGTGACGAGTGCCAATACGCATAGACGTCTGGGTCACCGCCAAGCACCAACTCATATATCAAGACGTCAAAATTACGCGGCTGCAACACCGACCTGAGAACATCCTGATTAGCATCTGTTGCATCAACAATCTTGACTTCCACCTCAGCATTGAGCTCATTTCGCCATGTCTCAGCCAACGAATTGGCTGCATTTTCATATTTAGAACCCTGCAAGGAAACAACTGACAGCTTCAGTGACTGGTCACCCTTTTTGCGCACACCGCCAGACACCGTC harbors:
- the ligA gene encoding NAD-dependent DNA ligase LigA, which codes for MTARQLDRQSAKQRIVKLRDLINDYRYHYHVLDESIMSEAAADSLKHELSQLEEQFPDLITPDSPTQRVAGKALSKFAKVQHQTRMISLQDVFDREEVAAWIQRMKKVRQDITEEFLCDIKMDGLACALIYEDGVLTRAVTRGDGLVGEDVTMNVRTIQNVPLTLRANQRFAHFLRGRTEIRGEIVMHKEDFAALNQRRRAAGQPEFANPRNLAAGTIRQLDPKLVAERPLHFVGYDIIRDNLEDTPTIAFGYQMMNELGITTSRQTQIVYGLDEVMSYVNHLDELRQSLQFNTDGAVIKLNDRRQFAELGIVGKTPRAAVAYKFAAEEVTTIVRDIVVSIGRTGAATPVAVFDPVVVAGTTVQHASLHNADEIARLDVRRGDTVVIFKAGDIIPQVQTVLKELRPADTKPTDYPAELARQYPELAFVRPEGEAVYRVKGLSGPLILKRSLAHFASKGALDIDTLGEKNVEALVEAGLVNDLADIYRLTKDDLLQLERFAEISAQKLIDAIAAKKQPALERFLFGLGIRHVGAQTAIDLANHFESVEKLSQATIDELREVDGVGEIVAESIVAWFADEDNVTLLEKFANFGVMPQFTKKSGSLTGQSFVITGTLRSMGRDTAAEKIRNLGGTFQTAVAKDTTYLVAGGKVGASKLRKAEQYDTKVIDEQEFLVIIEER
- the htpX gene encoding zinc metalloprotease HtpX, with the translated sequence MYSAISQNKRNTVIIMAVFVAIIGIIGVFIGMVVKNYSLAWIVFGCSMLYAWLQYYLAGKLAMAMTGAQEIEKKDAPELWRVVENLAIAAGMPMPKVYIIDDPAPNAFATGRDPKHAIVGATTGLLEIMDKRELEAVMAHEMSHVRNYDIRVSMIAFGLVSAIGLLADLALRMMFFGGDDDRDVHPAVYILGLVVVILAPILATITQLAVSRQREYLADASGALLTRDSEGLASALGKLQEYGRPMERQSTSTANLFMNNPLRPGFFSKLFSTHPPLEDRIARLRNNATKM
- a CDS encoding LemA family protein — protein: MSSIIIALIVVGVVLVLAIGFIVATYNGLVTLRNRVEEAWSDITVQLKRRTDLIPNLVNSVKGYATHEKEVFEKVTEARSAIMDAKGVKDTAEAENMLEGALKSLFAVAEAYPDLKANQNFMQLQQELVDTEDKIQASRRFYNGGVRDLNTKIQTFPANIVAGMFNFQAKEFFEVEDRASVENPVEVKF
- a CDS encoding SDR family NAD(P)-dependent oxidoreductase; this encodes MKTVLITGASDGLGFATAQLLLEKGYNVYSLSRSKPTDSRIKHITLDLTDEISIKSAAQQILELDDQIMALVNCAGIMSRFDRTDEKLFSDIIKVYSTNIMGVIYLTNFLIDRVVKDEADVINVASTAGTKGSASEPVYTSSKWAMRGYSKSLQMLFKGKKSRAISFCPGGMRNRMLEKITGEQLPDPENWMPVEIVAKTLVDIIETPKPAEISEIVINRK
- a CDS encoding alpha/beta hydrolase, which translates into the protein MKQIVIVHGGSSFNNYENYLNNLKNSQLHYERLLWVQKWRDWLAQEIVVADVLLPDFPNKQNADYTEWKIYFEKLLTLLGDDVQLVGYSLGAMFLAKYLHESPLSSPVRRLVLVSPCYDDESVEDLGSFRVTSAIGLEKSAEEIHLFHSKDDPVVPFTELAKFQRDLPTAKVHIFEDRNHFFQPTFPELKELLKK